The stretch of DNA CAAGGAAAAAGCAGGGGATGTGTTTCATCCCTTTTTTTTGTTCAGTCTTCTTCTTTCATCTTCCCGCGCTCTTCTTCAGGCATCGGCTCGAGCCAGACAATCTGCGCCCCGACATCGGCGGCGATCTGCTCGATCTCGGTCTTCCTGAAGTGCGTCGCCTCGACCTTCAGGTGGGCCTCGTCTCCCTTGCCGCCGGTGACGGCCACCACCCTGAACTTGGGCTGTTTGACGCCGGCCCCGACCTTCTGCCTCTCCCGTACGTATATTTTCATACTTCCCCCCCTACCGGGCCGCTCCCGGCAGATGCACACTACTATATATCTTCATATATATTGGTTGTCTGTGGACTCATGACGAAGGAACGCTTTGAACTGGACTCAGGTCTGCGGGGTGAGACCCTGGTTCGCAAGGGGCTGATGCGGCGGATCGACGATATTCCGCAGATCAGGATCATGCCCTACCTGAACGTGATCAAGTTCGGCGGTCACGGCACCATTGACTATGGAAAGGATGTGGTCTTTCCCATAGTCGAGGAGATCGGCGCCCTGAAAGGGGCGGGAGAGAAGATCCTTGTGGTGACCGGCGGCGGGGGGCGGGTGCGGCATATCATGGACATCGGGATCAACCTGGGCATGCCCACCGGCGTCCTCGCTGAACTCGCCGGCAAGATCAGCGAACAGAATGCGATCATGATGGCCGTCCTCCTCTCGAAGTACAACGGGGTCCGGATCAAGACCGATGATCTGCTCGAACTCCCCACCCTGACGGCGCTGGGGCTTCTGCCGGTGACCCATGGCACCCCCCCGTACGGGCTCTACGAGCAGCCCGCTGAGATCGGGTCGATCCCCCCGAACCGGACCGACACCGGCGCCGTCCTCATCGCCGAAGTGATGGGAGCGAAGAACTGCATCCTCGCAAAGAATGTCGACGGCCAGTTCACCGCAGACCCGAGGACGAATCCCGAGGCCGACCTGATCCCGGAGATCACGGCAAAAGAACTCCTTCAAATGGACATGGAGGATATGGTGCTTGAGAGAAAGGCGGTCGAACTCCTCCTCCATACCCGGCATATCAAAGAGATAAAGGTGGTCAACGGGCATGTGCCCGGCAATATCACGCGGGCCGTCCGCGGGGAGGCGGTCGGAACCGTGATCCGGGCATAATCTTTCCTGTATCTTTTTGCCGGGTGTGAATGTCCGGCAGAATCCGCCCCTCTGGCTGTCCCGTATTCGGCTGCGTGGCGATGCGATCCCGGGCTTCACCACTCCTGATCTTTTTTCGCCATCCGTGCGCACTGTTCGAGATACTCCAGGTATGCCGCCCTGAAGGCCGCAGGAGTGATCGCCCCGGCGCCGTGCCCCCGCAGCACCATGATCCGGTCGGCGCGGGCGATCAGGGGGTCCAGCGAGGAGGTGGCGACGATGCAGGCGGTGCTTCCAAGCGCTTCCGGCCGTTCGGCCAGGATCTCCGCCAGAGGTGTTACATCCTCCTCCTGGAGGGTGCTCCTGACCAGCAGGTTTGCCGCCGCCCGGTCCTCGTCGATGAGCAGGAGCGGCGCCTCCTCCCGCACGGCCGTCCCCACCTGCACGGCCATCGTCATCGAACCGCTCCCCTGCCCGAAGGCCGCCTTCGGCGTCCCGGTCATGCCCGGCGGGAGGCTTCCAAAAAAGAGGCTCACGTCCGCGCCGTTGAGGTGCTGCCCGCCCGCCTCGGCCGTGCGTGCGCCCCTGACCGTGACGATCAGCTCGCGGCCGTCGCCTGCGGCATGGTCGTCCTCGCCGGCGCGGATGGCGTTGAGGAGGGTGGTCTTTCCCTGCGCGTTCGAGCCCGCGACGGCGAACACCTCGCGCCGCCTGATCCCGAGGCCCGTGACCGCCCTGTCGCTTGCCGGGAGCTCGACCTCGGTCGGCCCGATCTCTTCAGGGCAGTGAAAGGGGATGTGCACGCCCTCTTTCGGCCCGGCCACGCGGTGGTGCTGGCGGAAGCGGGTGTACGATCGTGCCGGGAGCGTGCCGTCGCCGATAAAGCAGACGAGCCCCATCGAGGGCAGGCGTGCTCTGAGGAGTTTCTGGTCGAGGGAGAGTGTTGCGGCGGCGGCAAGGTCGCGTGCGGGAAGGCGGCGCATCACCTCCTCGATCCCTTCGGCGAGGGCCGCCACCTTTTCCCCGACAGTTCGAGGCGCCCCGCCCCCGGGCGGGCCAGGATAGGGGACGGCGCCCCTGACGGTGCAGTGCAGGCCGTCGGACAGGAAGATGTTCTCCTCGTCCGGCTTCCAGAGGTCAGACCCGACGGCGGCGTCCGAGTGTACCAGGGTGACCGGCTCGATCCCGGCCGCATAGCGCGCCGGCCGTTCGGTGTCGAGGCCGCCGAGGGGGCGCAGGCGCGTATCGGCCCCGGCCGCCCGCTTCACCGCCTCGATGATCGCCCAGACTGCACCGTCCGCGCCCCCGGGTTCGATCCCGCCGGGCAGGGGGCGCGGGACGAGGAGGGGCATGGCGAACTGGAGGGAGGTGCCGTCAGGGGAGCGGACACAGTAGGCGTTTGTGCCCTCCCTGATGCGCCGGCGGTCCACGGCCTCGCCCGCGCCTTCCACGACCAGCCCGGTCGCCCCCATCCAGCCCTCGCCGCCCATCAATGATCTCTTCCTGCCCTGCCGACTAATTTCTATCGATCTCGCCGGTGCGACACGAACCATGAATACCGGGTAACCCCAAACCTCTCTGCAATGAAGATCACCAGCCTTGCGAGCGGGAGCAAGGGCAACTGCATCTATGTCGAAGGGGATGAGGGGGCGCTCCTCATCGACGCCGGACTCACGGCAAAGGAGATAAAAAAACGCCTCTCGGACGCCGGTTGCGACGAAGGCCGCATCAGGGGGATCCTGGTCACCCACGAGCACATCGACCACATCAGGGGCGTCGACGTCCTGGCCCGCCGTCTCGGCGTCCCGGTCGTCGGGACCGCCGGGACACTGGGGGCGTTTTCTTCGGCCCGCACCTCTTCAAAGCCGGTGGACCTGATCCGCGCCTTTCCCGGGGATGCGCTGGACCTCGGCGGCTTCTCGATCACGCCCTTCCTGACCGCCCACGACGCCGCCGAGCCCTGCGGCTACCGGCTCGCGGACGGAGACGTCAGCCTCGGGTGCTGCCTGGACACCGGCATCGTCACCCCGGGAATCGAGCGGGTGCTCGCCCGCTGCGACGCCGTCGTCCTCGAGAGCAACCACTGCCCGCAGATGCTGGAGGAGGGGCCCTATCCGGAGTTTCTCAAAAAACGGATCCGCTCGAAGCACGGCCACCTCTCCAACGCCGCCGCCGCCACCTGCCTGAAGGACATCGGCGGGGGCCTCACGGCCGTCATCCTCGCCCACCTCTCCGAGGTGAACAACACCCGGGATAAGGCGCTTCACTCTGCAGAGGACGGCCTCGGCCTCTTCCTCGACGGCATCGACCTCGTCGTCGGCGTCCAGGACCGGATCTCGGCAACGGTGAGGATCTGATATGGATTTTGCTGAGTTTTCCCTGATCTGCGAGCGTATCGAGGGGATCAGCGGGCGGCTCGAGATGATCGAGATCGTCGCCTCCGTCCTTCCCCACCTCTTAGAAGACGAGCTTCCGGTCTTCGTCAGGTTCGTGATGGGTAGGGTCTTCCCTGACTGGAGCCCGTTGAAACTCGGGATCGGGCCGAACCTGCTGTACGAGGCGGTCGGGTATGTTGCCGGCAGGAAGAAGGCGGCGGTGGTCGCCGCCGTCAACGAGACCGGGGACGTAGGCCTCGCCGTCGAGCGTCTGCTGGCGACGAAATCCCAGACCTCTTTCTTCTCTGAAGCGCTGACGCTCACCGGCGTCTACGCGGACTGTACGCGGATCGCCACGACCGACGGCAGCCGTTCGCAGCGGGAGAAACTCAGGGTCATCGAGGGGCTGCTCGGGAACGCCGGGGCGCTCGAAGGGCGCTACCTCTCCCGTCTCCTCCTTGAAGAGCTGCGCATCGGCGTCGGAGAAGGGAATGTCAGGGACGCCGTCGCCCGCGCCTTTGCCGTGGACGCATCCCTGGTCGCCCACGCCCACCAGGCCTTGAACGACCTCGGCGAGGTCGCCCTCCTTGCCCGGCAGGGAGAAGAGGCGTTGCGTGCGGTGCGGATCGAGCCCTTCCGCCCGGTGAAGATGATGCTCGCCCAGCAGGGGACGATCGGCGAGATGGTGGCCGATCACGGGGCCGTGGCCGTCGAGTACAAGTACGACGGCACCCGCTTCCAGTTCCACAAGGTCGGAAAGGAGTGCAGGATGTACTCCAGAAAACTCGAGGACGTGACCGGGGCGGTCCCCGACGTCATCGAGGCCCTGGACCGGGCGATCCCGCACGACGTGATCGTTGACGGCGAGGTGATCGCCGTGAAAGACGGCCGCCCGCGCCCGTTCCAGTTCGTTCTCCAGCGTTTTCGGCGGAAACACGAGGTCGAAGAGGCGATCGGAAGGGTCGACCTCGTCCCGCATCTCTTCGACATCCTGTACCTCGACGGCGATACCATCATCGACCGGCCCTTCTTCGAGCGCCGGAAGATCCTTGAAGGCACGGCATCGGCATACCTCGCCCCGCAGTGGGTGAGCGACGACGTCTCCCGCCTGGAGGAGATCTATGCCGACGCCCTGGACGCCGGGCATGAGGGCGTGATGCTCAAGACGCTCGACGCCGCCTATACGCCTGGCGTGCGGGGAAAGAACTGGATCAAGATCAAGCCGGCCGTCGACACCCTTGACCTGGCCGTCATCGGGGCCGAGTGGGGTGAGGGCCGCCGCGCCCGCCTCTTCGGCTCGTTCCTGCTCGCATGCCAGCAGGAGGGAGAACTCCTCCCGGTCGGCAAGGTGGCGACCGGCCTTTCAGACGAAGACCTGGCGGCGATATACGACCTCCTCAAAGACCTTGTCATCGCCGAGAAGGGCAAGGAGGTTGTCCTCGAACCAGTGGTCGTCTTTGAGGTCGGGTATGCCGAGGTCCAGAAGAGCCCGACCTATGCGAGCGGCTATGCCCTCAGGTTCCCGCGGTTTGTCAGGGTCAGGGAGGACAAGGGTGTGGACGAAGTGGAGACGGTGGACGGGATGCTGGAGCGCTACGAGCGCCAGCTCAAATTCGTATGACCCGGTAGTGCTGTCTGCTGATGTCCCCGTCCACGTATGCGTAATATTCCGAGCCGAAGCCCTCCACGTTGGTGAAGGTGACCTCGCCGTTGAAATTGGTGTATTTTGTGTGGAACCGCACGCCGTCCCTGTGCTTGAGGACCACCTTTACATCGGCTGATGGTTCCCTGCTCTGCCTGTCCTCTACCCTGAATGAGAGGACCGGGTTTAATGGTTCGTCCGGTCTGTCGGCGGCGTTCTTCTTGACAGAGCCGCTCCCGGTCGGCATCGCCACCTCGGACTGTCTGACGTAGCCCCCGAAATTCACCAGGAGAATGGACCCGAGAAGGAAAAATGCAGTCCCTGCCGCCCCGAAAAGAAGGATCCCGGTGGTCATCGAGAGGCGCAGCGCCGGAAGGTACAGCGGGATCGTATCGGTGATGAGGTACAGGAAAAAGCCCTCTGTCCATGCAAAGAGCGTCAGACCCATAAATTGGGTGAGGAGCACCATGACGATGAAGATCAGGCACAGGCTTCCCAGCGCGACCGATCCGATGCCGGCGAGCATGCCGGCGATCCGTACGATCGGCGACCTTCCGATGAATTTTTTCTCCCTTTTGACGACATGGTACAGGACGACGGCGAAGATGTTGAAGTAGAGGATCCCGCCGATAAAGAGGAGGAAGAGGTCGATGGTGGAGACGCTCTGCCCTGTCGGCATGGCCGTGGAATTTGCTGCGGAGACCGCGGGCATGAGCAGGCTGAATATGAGGAGTGCAATCCCCGCAATGCGCATATTTTTTCTTCACCCTGAAAACTGATATTTTTTATCTTTTCGACTCCAGCCGGTTAAAAATCAAAAAGCGTTTTCTGGGTGATCATTTCTGGAATCAGTCTGCTCTTCTGCCGCCATCCGCGCTGCCCGATGGCGGCGTCGGTCAGGGCCATTGCTGCATCCAGGTTTTCGCACCGCACCGGTCCGTTCTGCATTGCCGTCCTGGTGGCCTCCCTGATCACCCATGAACCGAGCGGAGCCCAGTAGTCGCTGCCCGCGTACCGAACGACCACAGCGCGCCCCGACCTCCCGGTCCTTGAAAGGTATTCGGCGACGGCCAGACGCGCCGCATAATACGCCCCTGCGATCGGGGAGTAGCCCTGCTTTTTGAGCCCCTCCCCGTCGGCGACGATGCTCTCCTCCTCCCCTGCCCAGAGGGACCGGCGCCCCCAGATCTCGATCATCTCGAACCGCCAGTCGCCCGGCACCAGGATCACCGCCATCGTGTTCCCGTAGAGCGTGGCGGTGAAGAACTCCACCTCGCCGAGGGGAGAAAAGCGGCGGATCTGGTCTTTCAGCCCATTGCCGACGGTATCGTCCACTGCCGTGATCGCCCACCTGGTCGGGACGATCCGCCGTTTTTTTCCGAGGAGCCCGGCGCTCATCAGCTGCGAGATCTGGTAGACGTCGACCCCCTCGGTGCCGAGGGCCGTGCAGGCGG from Methanofollis liminatans DSM 4140 encodes:
- a CDS encoding ATP-dependent DNA ligase; this translates as MDFAEFSLICERIEGISGRLEMIEIVASVLPHLLEDELPVFVRFVMGRVFPDWSPLKLGIGPNLLYEAVGYVAGRKKAAVVAAVNETGDVGLAVERLLATKSQTSFFSEALTLTGVYADCTRIATTDGSRSQREKLRVIEGLLGNAGALEGRYLSRLLLEELRIGVGEGNVRDAVARAFAVDASLVAHAHQALNDLGEVALLARQGEEALRAVRIEPFRPVKMMLAQQGTIGEMVADHGAVAVEYKYDGTRFQFHKVGKECRMYSRKLEDVTGAVPDVIEALDRAIPHDVIVDGEVIAVKDGRPRPFQFVLQRFRRKHEVEEAIGRVDLVPHLFDILYLDGDTIIDRPFFERRKILEGTASAYLAPQWVSDDVSRLEEIYADALDAGHEGVMLKTLDAAYTPGVRGKNWIKIKPAVDTLDLAVIGAEWGEGRRARLFGSFLLACQQEGELLPVGKVATGLSDEDLAAIYDLLKDLVIAEKGKEVVLEPVVVFEVGYAEVQKSPTYASGYALRFPRFVRVREDKGVDEVETVDGMLERYERQLKFV
- a CDS encoding Nre family DNA repair protein, with the translated sequence MMQCAECKGKLLCGLPKCPIMNRFHAQVRTAARGASYMGRAPSVFVGSYGYPAVSAGPLMTADPDAPRVWVAQGLSIEDIVGIRAQTIRGSAGVEVVRGEIQEIALSSTPLDVEAAFERPVSFDLRFDGTITPVGLSGSIKKLDLIDNARVSRSVDRITSDTDLPATAACTALGTEGVDVYQISQLMSAGLLGKKRRIVPTRWAITAVDDTVGNGLKDQIRRFSPLGEVEFFTATLYGNTMAVILVPGDWRFEMIEIWGRRSLWAGEEESIVADGEGLKKQGYSPIAGAYYAARLAVAEYLSRTGRSGRAVVVRYAGSDYWAPLGSWVIREATRTAMQNGPVRCENLDAAMALTDAAIGQRGWRQKSRLIPEMITQKTLFDF
- a CDS encoding MBL fold metallo-hydrolase, which produces MKITSLASGSKGNCIYVEGDEGALLIDAGLTAKEIKKRLSDAGCDEGRIRGILVTHEHIDHIRGVDVLARRLGVPVVGTAGTLGAFSSARTSSKPVDLIRAFPGDALDLGGFSITPFLTAHDAAEPCGYRLADGDVSLGCCLDTGIVTPGIERVLARCDAVVLESNHCPQMLEEGPYPEFLKKRIRSKHGHLSNAAAATCLKDIGGGLTAVILAHLSEVNNTRDKALHSAEDGLGLFLDGIDLVVGVQDRISATVRI
- a CDS encoding P-loop domain-containing protein translates to MVRVAPARSIEISRQGRKRSLMGGEGWMGATGLVVEGAGEAVDRRRIREGTNAYCVRSPDGTSLQFAMPLLVPRPLPGGIEPGGADGAVWAIIEAVKRAAGADTRLRPLGGLDTERPARYAAGIEPVTLVHSDAAVGSDLWKPDEENIFLSDGLHCTVRGAVPYPGPPGGGAPRTVGEKVAALAEGIEEVMRRLPARDLAAAATLSLDQKLLRARLPSMGLVCFIGDGTLPARSYTRFRQHHRVAGPKEGVHIPFHCPEEIGPTEVELPASDRAVTGLGIRRREVFAVAGSNAQGKTTLLNAIRAGEDDHAAGDGRELIVTVRGARTAEAGGQHLNGADVSLFFGSLPPGMTGTPKAAFGQGSGSMTMAVQVGTAVREEAPLLLIDEDRAAANLLVRSTLQEEDVTPLAEILAERPEALGSTACIVATSSLDPLIARADRIMVLRGHGAGAITPAAFRAAYLEYLEQCARMAKKDQEW
- a CDS encoding amino acid kinase family protein produces the protein MTKERFELDSGLRGETLVRKGLMRRIDDIPQIRIMPYLNVIKFGGHGTIDYGKDVVFPIVEEIGALKGAGEKILVVTGGGGRVRHIMDIGINLGMPTGVLAELAGKISEQNAIMMAVLLSKYNGVRIKTDDLLELPTLTALGLLPVTHGTPPYGLYEQPAEIGSIPPNRTDTGAVLIAEVMGAKNCILAKNVDGQFTADPRTNPEADLIPEITAKELLQMDMEDMVLERKAVELLLHTRHIKEIKVVNGHVPGNITRAVRGEAVGTVIRA